CTGATGACCTTGCTCTCAAGGTGAAACGCACTGAATGTTTTAACAGGTGCTCAAAGTTTCATGCCCTGTGCAGCATGCAGCGCATCCTTCACTGGACCCGGCCATCTTCAGGTCCGAACTCACCCACAACAGCTGAAATCCTTTGTTCATGCAGAGAGCAACAAACAAGcggcttgtttgtttgtttgtttgtttgtgtatgtCCCCGATACACTTCCTACCCCCACTCATCCGCCACCAGCATGTTTACTCATTAGCTGGCTACGTCCAGGATGAAAGACGAAGCCGAGGACTGATAATGTAAGACAGGACAGATCAGCGCCAAACTACGCTGGGAGCGCTCACCTAGTCCTGACAATGGGCGGAGTCTCTCTAATTGGTATTAAAAACACCATTAATAAGATGGACGAATGGAGTTTGGTGGGGCTGAAGCATATCTGTCCagactgacagagacaccaagcTGCACTCCATGTGGAGAATTTAATGGTagataaaggcaaaaaaaaagaaagcagcagaGAATGTCTGCTTTAGTTAAGGACCGTTCGGCCATCTTGCTTTGCATCAGAATGGGATACATGGCTGAGAATATTCAGCCATGGTTGATGGCCATCCTGACCATCAACAAGCACAAGGCGGTCCAGTTGCAGTACAGAAGGTTTCATGATGCCCAAGATGAGCTCAAACCCTCCTGCTGCTAGAGCCGAGCAAGCTCTGCACCGGTGGCAAAGCAGTGTGCAACAAAGAACGATGTACGGTCTGACTGGTCTGGTGAACCAGTTAAACCACCAGGGCAGAACCTCCTCAGCTTTTGACCAGCAGATCAACTGCTGGTCAACATTCATGTGTTCTTGTTGTTTCTTACCATTAACCTCATGTGGAGGCTTAATGCAGGCCTGACCAATGGTCAGTGCTCAGCGCCCCTACAGGTCTGGCGGAGTAAACACAGCTTTTTGGGCTTCCCAAGTGAAAGCATTTTTGCAAACAGTGGAGCCAAAGTAATCTGAATAGGAAGATCTCcaacatgaacaaaataataataataataataataacttccaaaaatataaagatcAATTTCATACTTGGagttgaataaaaatagcatTCTTTTCATTTAAGGATGAAAATTTTAGAGCTTCAATTTTCTTGCTAAAACGTTACAtatttgaaaactttctttaaagttCATGTTATAATCCTAAAATCATGTTTCTTCCACAATGTAATATGTTTTGGATGCAACTTATTGAATTACAttaaatgtagtatttatttaactttcagATATCTGTATCTGGAGAAACAATTGGtaaaaaaatgagtaaattgattgtattttacaaatgaaCTATCCCATTGACATAACAATTAATATTCCACATGTGCGACATCTAATTTGCCATGTTGGATCATAAAGTTAGTGAAAGCTAGCTGGTATTATGAACCTGGCGGTTCTGGAACGTCGTCCAGGTCCAGCCCAGAGATTGTTGTTTTGAGCATGCAGCAGCAGGTAGCATTAGCCAAGGATAAACCTCAGGTTGGTTCCCAGTTGTTTTGTCTCAGTTTTCCCCCCGCAGCATCTAATCCATGACCACAGCCATCCTCCTCATTACCGCCAAATTACATGCAAATTTTCCCCCaaataaatgagttttaagTACTTGACAACCTGTCAGCCTTCAGATATTGAGACATTCTGACGGCTAGATAAACAATCAACAATAATCACTCTATGCAAATTTGATATTTCCTGCACAATTACgaaaaggaagggaaaaaaagaaaaagaaagcctCCCACTATAAATAACCGGACGCACAAAGGCATCTGGCATTTGTTCAGGTTCTGAACAGATACGGATGCAAATGGAAGATTCTTTAGGATGTAATTGATTCAAACAGGGCTGcgcctcctctgcctcctcttattgttcttttttttctgcctgccacttgttttttctctcctccttttctttttatctcccAGCTTTCAATATACGCAGATAATAGCAGATGTAAATGAGCGAGCCGGAGGAAGGAGGATGTGAATCACCTTTCCGTCTACACctcttgttttgtctttctgcGCTGCTGATTTAAAGGCGAGATGTGTGCAAAGCAGCGGGGCTGCTATGAAGTGGATTGGAATTGAATGCCGGCTGGGAAAGAGTCCGCTGCTCGGGAAGATTACGGCGCGCCTCATCCCCTCCCTTCTCCACGACGCCCAGAGATTAAGACTGACAAGAACACATCAAGTCGTTGCAGGATTGCCCCATCTCTCACTCTCATCTCTTCCCACAGCCTTCCCCCCCCCCCGATCCCCCCACCGTTCTCCTCTTGATTTGTCTGTCTTCAAAGAGGCCTTGGAGGCTTGTCCTGAAGCTGGATGTGTGCAGAGGCTGACCTCGCTGACCACCGACCTGCAGGAGCGGGACATCCATTAGCAGAGCTAACGGCTTCATCCCTCCCCAGCACTGAGACCTCCCACTGGGGAATCTGCTTTCCTCCTGAACTTCAGGGTTTTGGTGGGTTTTCCCGCATCTAAAGGTATCCTTGTTTCATCCACAATCACAGCAATGcacttttgttctttatttggCTTACTTATAAGTGCACATATTTACTGCAAGGTGTATAAAAGAAGATGTACCAGCTGGTTATGCCAAGAATACGACAGGTGTTCCACAAAAATCGCTGTTGGgtcctcttttgtttttctggtcttCCTGTCATGATTCGGTCCGGCGCGTCTTGTTGTGTTAACGGCCTGGCGAAATGACAGCCAGACAAACAAACCTGAACAATTCTGGACAAACAGCCAGTACATATCCACCACCGTAAACTACTAGATAAACACAAGTCTCAGAGCTTTGAGAAAATTTGGTTTTCtgctaaaatttaaaatttctggTGTCTTTTCCAACTGGTTAAAATGAGTTACAACCATGAGTATTAGTgccttaatttaaaaatatatatatatatattcatgaGTTTCCTGACATTTCTGCTGAACCCCAACCAatgaaaatgctgtaaatcGTCTAAATTAAAGTGGCCAAATCATGCTTTTAAATCCTTCTTTTTCACATGTAAATCATTCTCTTATGGTCTATATAAAGTAGAACTGCACAGACTCCTGGATCCCCAAATCTggaactttaataaaaatgtatttctatttcCAGTTATGGGTAGAAGGGTGTACGGCCATCTGATTTTACTGTTTAAACTgtaatgattattattattaataatacattGCCGATGTAGTTCAAGGTGGAGGTGTAACTTTTCTAGACTCTTCTGTGGTGATATTTTCCACtcaaaacaagaacattaaAGGTTGTTTATCATCTTAATGCTTCATCCCCGGAGATTAATcaaccacagctgctgaaaATCACCTGGATTATTTCTAAAATCTTTACTCCAAGCAGCAGATTTCCTCCCAGCACCAGGGATCCTCAGAGCAGGTAGGCGTTTGAGTGGAGGGGCTTCAACTTGAGACGTTGTGGACGCCTGGTCTGGAAGGGGAGACGAGGCACTGACAAGCACTGCAGTTATCAATCATAGGCTGCTCTATTAATTTCATCAAGGCCCCGGTGTCTGCTGACATTAAATGACACGCCGGTTGGTCGATGGCGTCCCTGAGGTGGCAACACGGCCGGCCGCCGCTTTTGAAATGCAAATAAGGCTTTAACCTTAAACAGAGCCGCCTGGCCGAAATTATCTTTCTGCCTCCGAGTCAGGTACCTGCTCGCTCGCTCGCTCTCCTCCCCCTCCACCAGCCTGACCCCTGGGGTACAGGAGACGGAAAGAGCATCTTTGGAAGAAGCGACAGATAAAGGCAAAGGTGGCAGAGGGCGGGGAAGGGAGAGGTGGAGTGCTGACACCAGCATTCTGTCCCGACGAGGAGGCCGAGGGGCGCCGCCGCCGAGCGTGGAGACCGAGATGTCTCAAGGACGGGGAGGCGAGACGAGGGGAAAGGGACGGAAAGAACACGGCAGCTCCGAGGAGGCTCACAGCGAGCCTGGCTGTAAGGTCGAGGAAACTAGAAGTTCTGGAATCAGCCTGGAGGAAGCGTCCCGCAGAGTGGACAGAGTGGTTAGCATTTAGCCGCTATCGTTCTCCCTGAAGCTGTATCTGAACTCACCTTCCTGACACATGATGGACAAACCCAAGGGTCCTGATGGTTCCTGAAGCAGAAGACTCCCAAGACAGAACGGAGGCGGCGAAGGAAGGACgaccaacaaacaaacaaacacgacaaccgtctctctctctctctctctgtttttcctttttcagccTTTGCTATGTCTCGGTTTCATCCCGTCTCCTGAGTTTTCTGAGCGAAGCAACACGGAGCAAACTGAGAAAACTGAGCTCTAACTGGTCACACATCGCCTAAAACCCACTAATAATGTGATCTGTAAACAACGCCAGAGAGACTCTAtaggcacccttctgtcaaaatttaatcggagtttgatggatgagtaaTTAAAGACcctaattaattgattgctattaaccccccccccccccaccctccaCCCCCTCACCCCCCCACCCATCCCCCACCCATCCCCCACTCCATCTGTTACGCCATCTGTTATTCCcgctatgtgttttaaaaatagtacaagtatgaaaaaacattgagttttaagaataatacaattaaagtatgaaaaaacaataagtgttagataatctagaataatataacattatagtatatttaaatagatttgggGTGTTGTAGTTACctttggttttaaacagaatatcttCCTGATATGTGAAGCGGGAGATACGGTCCTACCATCTGTGTGAGGTGGGTTAAAAGCCCCTCAGGATGGTTCCCATGACCTCTGGTCACCACACGTGGCAAGCGTGATACTCTGTCTCCGGACAACTAATATCCAGTCAGGATATAGATCCGGTAGgtacaatttaaaacatcacaGATTCGTTCTCTAGTTACCATGCTTATTGATTATCAGCTATCAGCGCCCAGATTCTACGCCCGAGAGGGGATCTTACCATCTGTGTGAGACGTTGTTGTAGTtacctctggttttaaacagaagtgtGAGGTGGGTTAAAAGCCCCTCAGGATGATGACCTCTGATCACCATACTGGTTGACTATCAGCTATCAGCTCTCAGGATCTGCAGCACTCCATCTGTGTGCCAGTGGCACATGTGACCACTtgtgagcaaattaaaaaacacagtacaattagagcacaaaaaacaataagtgatcATCAGTATCAAGATTAATACATAGATTTTCACCTTTCCTAGATAAGTTTAGATTTATCCATGccatctgtgtatgtgtgtatgcgtgcgaggtgtgtgtcggcgtgtgggggtgtgtgcgtccAGGCGCAATAATAAACACATACCtctaaagaaaacctacagtttaactgttttactATATTATTTAGGGTAGCACGACTAGTCGgtgctgactatgagtttgtgatttccttcatcgcttaaattttaaactcttatagattgtctttttctgtaacacttgcttttttcttttggggtttgttgcacaaattcaaatatatgccGGCTATCAGCCAaaaattcaatcagtgaatttgtgtttttttcttaaatactccctctcaccgagacttacttacatcttctgacaactagccccacttataataacattgactaagtttgctattggtacactttacctaaaattaaaaattaaacatactcactacacaaccacgctccaagagttgctcataacatggtgaattgttttgttaccttaaaaatgatctgcagcttttgttccttgaTGCTGTCTGTTCACTAACAGACAGTAAACCTCTTGTGATCgataagcttataaatgatcaatgtgaagcatcagtatgcgctaaagaagatcatatcagtcagattaagtaaaatatcattatactcaaagcaatcaaaattatatttctctgaaaggtcttttttttttctcagggaacttagactgtatgaaaggaatcagtgaaatatactatgaaatatttaatctgctgcattccgataataaaacttcaattgtgaattgaatgattacattgcatctagatacaaaagaatcaaccgttaattagtaatcatactgactaacaagatctgatcaaacaagaaACTTGACTACCTCAAGGGATTCTCACATTGGAGAATAAaccgtctgactttctttagccactaaatttaaccttaccaaagttttgcctcggagcaaacaggtactgagtttgaagcggatcagacgccttcagccatttgctaaagctagactccggccttcctcactgtaaaataaaacattagacttaaacaaaaagttcaagcgaacatcacttaattatcgtcgacttgttgtttgtactcatcttaaacaagtggcaggaacattcggatataaaaaaaagctttataagttaatctatttaagttgagtccatgcaacaagtaaaataaaataaaaagtgaattatttgaaagtaaTGAGGATTTTgggtggtaaaagttgaacattttaacatgtccaGACACTACaccatttctgctcaagcaaaccaaaaggttttgaacagaacaaccctgtcaaataatgagaccgtgaatctttaatctatgtagcaaatatattgctgctgctgctgtaagcagaaaataaaagaagttttacggagaataatattttggatgagtttaagaatattgtttgccaaaatcacacggtgtaactacacttgtcttttatatgtagcagtaattgaatctttttcaGGCAATTGGTTTgtataaattaaagtaaatacggTCTATTTTCCTGCTCCACATACTTAGCTAACAATGTGCCAGTTAGCTTCCCAGTCTGAACCTCTGGgcaatgtcttgattcagtcaaattttctatcttgtatctcctgaactctgatattttGCTCGCTGAATGGAGTATCgggtttctcttactttaacccgcccaacttgcacctgattggcatgttagccttttgattccctcccagcgaggcggtgcttcacaaagcaaactgtttgtcaaactgttgatctgcCTCATGGCTGTTTTAGAAGATATGGTGACTGAGTTTTAGAGAGTACTACCCAGCTCATCTcctttccacagtttttttcccacttagttccactactgcagtggattttatagtcaatgtttaaagccaGCACAGAGTCTGAAGCGATGGAGGAAATTTACGTCAATATGGAACCTGATGGACAAACCGCATCTAGTCACACAGGTAAGaacaaagttacagagaaatctAGCATGTAATGAATTCAATTTTgctaaggttgaggtttttgttaaggtttgagcagcttcttttttttcctgcagagctTTGACTGTCTAAACTGTTTTACAGGAAAGAGGAGGAAACCTGGACCTGagtcagaggagcagcaggagtctCCATCCGGTTGGTGAAAAACctgaactgtccctttaaatggGTTTAAAATTGCTCCTTTAAGAACAATGAACATTTCCTGTTGATCTTAGACCCCCCGCTGCTGGGTAGAAAGTGAAGTTTAATCACTGTGATTCATTTCTCAAAATGTGCTTTGCTGCTGGTGAAAAACCTGCAGCTAGATTCATCTCAGTTCTGGGTCGGCTtacggatcagaaccggatTAACTCATGTTGATCCGCCTCTCTGTGTTTAACAGAGTTAAAGAAGAAGACTgagagtgatgatgatgatgatgatgttaaaACTGGTGAGTTTTTACTCCCGTGTCTTCAAACTGGGTTTTTCTGACATGTTATGTAAATAGACTTGTGATAATGAGTAAATAACTTCTACACACTATCAGAATCACTCAACACGGTTGTATTGTTTTATGAGGTCTCTCCTGATATCATTAATCTGACCTGTTGATGATCCGCTGCTCTTCATGTTTAACAGGGTTTGAATCTGATTCAGATTCTTCAGGTGATGAAACTCGAGCTGGTGAGTTTAATGAATCAACTTCACAGACAGAATCAAGTCAAAGTCTGATTATTCAGAAACTCCctgactcttcttcttcttctacagacGATCCAGGAAGTTCTCAGTCTGAGAAGGTAACTATCACAGTAACCAACAGTAGAGGTTGCGCCAACTAGTCTTTGCTCTGCAATGACTTTTTATAGAGCTTGTTGACTAGTTACAATCATATGACTAAACTGATTTTCCCAAGAAAATGTAAGATGAACTTGGTGAGTTTGTCAGCTTgagttgtataaaaatgtatataatttacCAAAGGGGTTCTGTAATAGGAGGTTTGCATggcatgtaaaaaataaaataaaaaaattcagacaaTATCCGAGTGTCAGACATGTTTTCACAACTTGTAGACTTCTCAATGCAGACTGTCACTTCCAGCTCTGACAGTAAACGTGTAGATATTGTAACGTAACCTGAGTTACAGGACTACCATAGGCTAGCATTCAGCGTTAGCTTTTGCTAATTGACAAATCATGTTCGTGCCAAACACCTAAACAAAACACTCGACATCATTATGTTCTTACATGGCCATCATCTGCGGATTAGAGATGAACAGTGGAAGCAGAACCTCCTTTTAGTCCCAGTCTTTACATAAATCCTGACATGTTCTGCTGGTAGGTTTCAGAGGAATCCTTCCTAAACTGACCTATGCAAACTGCAATTTTCTTAGGCAACGTCGCAGGGACATtgccaaagcaaaaataaaaagcatccaTGCAGCTCTGTTCTCCATCACCTGgcgaaaatgtatgtttttttgagCTACGGAGGGCATTTGATATACTGTGTTCCAGAGCACTGTATGACTTTGTAAAGTGACATTGCATctatattttagatataaatttactgcagaaaatgaaagcCAAGTAGAAAATATGTCTAACCAATAATTGTCTGTTCTTTTTTCAGAAGGTTCCTGATTGGGTGAGTTGGACACTTaggttttattagaaatattccaTTTTGTTCCCGTGTTGGAATTTGCTTTGTGACTTTCTATCATTTCTCTGAACCTGTTTCCAGAGACAGAGCATCAAGCTGCTGAAGGAAAGTGGAGACACCAATGGAAAACCTGTAGCTGGAAAGGTTATGCAGAAATGTGCTCTGTGTACGTATGAAACCAAAAAGAAGCAGGAGAAGAAGTTCTTCCATCTGGCAGTCGCTGACGAGACCGATTGCATTAAAGTCATGGTATATGGAGAAGAACTATTTAATGAAGTTGAAAAGGGACGACTTTACCTTTTCATTAATGTGGAAGTGGATGTAGTGTATGGTGAGATGGTGATGAAGGTGACCAACCAGAGCAGAATCTCAAAGACCAACGGCATTAAAGTTCCCAAGactctggagctgcagagtcCATTGTTTCCCATCGAGAAGATCCAATCCTTTAAGGAGAAAACAGCAGCGAGTGTTGAAGGAACTGTGATTGAGGTAAGTGATTACTGCTGATAGCAGGTTCACAGCAAGAGATTTGTggctctctgtgttttattatgcCGCACTGAAAACATTCGATCGTTTCAAGGATTGGTttataatcacttttttttggtCCTCAGATTAAATGCCAGAAACTTGGTACCAAAGCAAATGCACACGAGTTCCAACTTGAAGATGAAACCGGTTCCATATGGATCAAGCTGTGGTGCAAAGAACAGCTGAGAGGAATGTCAGTGGGAGATGTGGTCAGAGTGACCAACCTGCGGACAAACCTTTACAATAAAATGGTGTCTCTGAGCTCCACCGACTTCACCAGAATTCATAAGGTACCGGTTATTATTCAGACTGCAGGAAATCCAGAGTGCAGAACGTTGCGTCTCTGTGTGACAGAGAACGTATAAATGTGAAGCGGAATTAAAATTATGcatctttatttactttttccacattcaaGATGAACGactaatgaatgaatgaatatacttTAAACAACATAAGACCTGGGTAGATGGGTGCCTGAAGCGACTGCCCTTTTGTTACATGAGAATAACAACATTATGAGGGGGGGGGAAAATCTCACACGGATTCATTGGAACTGAATAAAAACGATGCTTTGTAGGTTACAGAATATTATAAAGATCATTCGGGAATCTAAACATGTCAACTAATTTTATTCAGATAATTCAAGTGTTTGGTTACATGTGTATTAATTCATTATGATCCTGTTTCCCTGTTTGTGTCCAGATgaaagctgctgctgtccagAGTGTCACCATGCAGATTGTAGGGATCATAGAAGCGGGAAAGGAGCAGTCTGAGCTGGACGTGCTGATCAACGACAAGTCCAGATCCTTCTTCATCCATTCTTCTCTCCTGGCTAAGGTTTTTGGTGTCAGTCTGGATGACGACTTCAAGGACAGACTTGTGAAGAAAATCCCGTTTTCAGCcaaaggagaaataaaacaaaacaaaatccagactCTTAAAGCTGCAAGAGCCACCAAAACTTAACAGAACCAGAGCTTTTAAAGCTGAACGTGCTGTGGCCATTTATGATAACACAATTGAGTCAGAAGTGCAAGCAAATAAACCACCTGTTACCACCCACAACCTGGAAAT
The genomic region above belongs to Xiphophorus maculatus strain JP 163 A chromosome 24, X_maculatus-5.0-male, whole genome shotgun sequence and contains:
- the LOC111607550 gene encoding uncharacterized protein LOC111607550 isoform X1, with product MFKASTESEAMEEIYVNMEPDGQTASSHTGKRRKPGPESEEQQESPSELKKKTESDDDDDDVKTGFESDSDSSGDETRADDPGSSQSEKKVPDWRQSIKLLKESGDTNGKPVAGKVMQKCALCTYETKKKQEKKFFHLAVADETDCIKVMVYGEELFNEVEKGRLYLFINVEVDVVYGEMVMKVTNQSRISKTNGIKVPKTLELQSPLFPIEKIQSFKEKTAASVEGTVIEIKCQKLGTKANAHEFQLEDETGSIWIKLWCKEQLRGMSVGDVVRVTNLRTNLYNKMVSLSSTDFTRIHKMKAAAVQSVTMQIVGIIEAGKEQSELDVLINDKSRSFFIHSSLLAKVFGVSLDDDFKDRLVKKIPFSAKGEIKQNKIQTLKAARATKT
- the LOC111607550 gene encoding uncharacterized protein LOC111607550 isoform X2, producing MFKASTESEAMEEIYVNMEPDGQTASSHTGKRRKPGPESEEQQESPSELKKKTESDDDDDDVKTGFESDSDSSGDETRADDPGSSQSEKVPDWRQSIKLLKESGDTNGKPVAGKVMQKCALCTYETKKKQEKKFFHLAVADETDCIKVMVYGEELFNEVEKGRLYLFINVEVDVVYGEMVMKVTNQSRISKTNGIKVPKTLELQSPLFPIEKIQSFKEKTAASVEGTVIEIKCQKLGTKANAHEFQLEDETGSIWIKLWCKEQLRGMSVGDVVRVTNLRTNLYNKMVSLSSTDFTRIHKMKAAAVQSVTMQIVGIIEAGKEQSELDVLINDKSRSFFIHSSLLAKVFGVSLDDDFKDRLVKKIPFSAKGEIKQNKIQTLKAARATKT